The DNA sequence TGAAGCCCCCCTCGAGGCCCAGGCCCCGGGGTACCCGGCCCCCAGGCTTCCCGACTTCAGCCGCTGGGGTCCGGTGCGCACCGAGCCCATGAGCGGGGTGCGCAAGGCCACCCTGCGGGCCATGGCCCAGGCCTGGGCCCAGGTGCCCATGGTCACCCACTTCGACGAGGCGGACATCACCGAGCTGGAGGCCCTGAGGAGGCGCTACGCCCCTCGGGCGGAGGAGCGGGGCTTTAGGCTCACCCTCACCGCCTTCCTCCTCAAGGCCCTGGCCCTGACCTTGCGGGCCTTTCCCAAGTTCAACGCCTCCATTGACCCGGAAAGGGCCGAGGTCATCTACAAGGACTACGTGCACATCGGGGTGGCGGTGGACACCCCCTTTGGCCTCCTGGTGCCCGTCATCCGGGACGTGGACCAGAAGGGCGTTCTGCGCCTGGCCAGGGAGCTCCAGGCGGTTTCCGAGCGGGCCCGGGAGCGGAAGCTCGCCCCCGAGGAGATGCAGGGGGGCAGCTTCAGCCTCTCCAACCTGGGGGGGATCGGGGGCAGCGGCTTCACCCCCATCGTCAACTGGCCGGAGGTGGCCATCCTGGGGGTTTCCCGCTCGCAGACCAAGCCGGTTTGGGATGCGGAAAAGGAGGCCTTCGTGCCCAGGCTGGTGATGCCCTTCAGCCTCACCTACGACCACCGGCTCATCGACGGGGCCGAGGCCGCCCGCTTCTGCCGCCACCTGGCAGGGCTTCTGGAAGACCCCCTGGGCCTGGCCCTGGAGTAGGGATGCCCGGCCCCGGCTTCTTGTGTAGTATGGGAAAGTATGCGCGTCATCGTGGTGGGAACCCGGGGCAGCGCCCTGGCCCTGGCCCAGACCCGCTTTGTGGTGGAGCGCCTGAAGGAGAGCTGGCCTGAGGCGGAGTTCAAGGTGAAGACGGTGAAGACCCGAGGGGACGGGGGGGCGAGCCCTCTGGAGGGGGCCATCTTCGTCAAGGAGCTGCAGGAGGCGCTTCTTTCCCGGGAAGTCGACATCGCCGTGCACTCCCTGAAGGACCTCCCCACGGAGGAGCCCCCGGGCCTCAAGATCGCCGCCGTTCCCAAAAGGCAAGACCCCCGGGACGCCTTCCTGGGCAGGGCCTACAAGCGCCTGGAAGACCTCCCTCCGGGGGCGGTGCTGGGCACCAGCTCCGTGCGGCGCCGGGCCCAGCTCCTGGCCTACCGGCCGGACCTTCGGGTGAAGGACCTGCGGGGCAACGTGGACACCCGCCTGGCCGCCTTGGGGAATGGGGAGTACGACGCCATCATCCTGGCGGCGGCGGGGCTCATCCGGCTGGACCTCCGGAACCGCATCGACCAGTTCCTGGAGCCCGAGGTGATGCTCCCCGCCCCTGGGCAGGGGGCCCTGGCCCTGGAGGTGCGCCAGGGGGACGATCTGGCGGAGGAGCTGGCCTACGCCCTCCACCACCACCCCTCCGCCGACCGGGTGCGGGCGGAGCGGGCCTTTTTGAAGGGCCTTGGGGCCGGGTGCCTGGCCCCGGTGGGGGCCCTGGCCCAGGTGGCGGAGGACGGCGCCCTTTCCCTCGAGGGGATGGTCCTTACCCCCGATGGCAAGAGCTTCATCCGGGCGGAGATCGAGGGGGAGGCCGCGGAGGCGGAGGAGCTCGGCCTGGAGCTGGCCCGGGACGTGCTGGAGCAGGGGGGGCGGGAGCTTCTGGCTCAAATCCGAGGGGTTTAGTGGAGTTTTCCCCGCGCCTGGGGTATAGTGAAGCCGATGGCGCTGAAGCGCTTGACCCGCCAGCGCAAGGCCGTCCTGGAGGTGGTGCGTAGGGCCCACAACCACCCCGACGCCGCCTGGATCTACCAGGAGGTGCGCAAGGTGGTGCCCAAGGTGAGCCTGGGGACCATCTACCGCACCCTGGACGCCCTGGTGGCGGAGGGCTACCTCCTCCCCATCACCAAGGCAGGGGAGGCCACCCGCTACGACGCCAACCTCCACCCCCACCTGCACCTGGTGTGCGAGGCCTGCGGGGAGATCGTGGACCTGGAGGTGGCCCTGCCCGACCTGGTGGCCCTGGCCCAGGAGGCCCACCCCGGGGTGGAGGTGCGCGCCGCCGAGGTGACTTACAGGGGCCTTTGCCCCACCTGCAAGGGGGCCCCCAGGGGCTAGGCCCGCCCGGGAGGCTACCTTGAACCCCTTGGCCTGGCTCTACGCCCGCCAGGGGGTGATGACCCTGGGCCTGGAGCGGATCCGGGCCCTCCTGAGGCTCCTCGGGGACCCCCAGGAGGCCTACCCCGTGGCCCTCGTCGGGGGGACCAACGGCAAGGGCACCGCGGCCCGGGCCCTGGCGGCGGTCCTGGGGGAGGCGGGCCTAAGGGTGGGGCTCTACACCAGCCCCCACCTGGTGGCCTTCCCGGAGCGCATCGCCGTGGGGGGAAACCCCATCCCCGAGGAGGGCCTCCTCGCCCTCCTGGAGGAGGTCCGCCCCCATGCGGAAAGGGTAGGGGCAAGCTTCTTCGAGGCAGCCACCGCCCTGGCCCTCCTCCACTTCGCCCGGGAGGGGGTGGAGTTCGCCGTGCTGGAGGTGGGCCTAGGGGGAAGGCTGGACGCCACCAACGCCGCGGAACCCCGGCTTTCCCTGGTCACCAACATCGGCCACGACCACCTGGAGCTCCTGGGCCCCACCCTGAGGGACGTGGCCCGGGAGAAGGCGGGGATCCTCCGCCGAGGCGTGCCCGCCCTCACCGCCGCCCGGGGGGAGGGGCTGGAGGAGCTCCGCGCCCAGGCGGGGCGCCTGGGGGCTCCCCTTTGGGTCCTGGGGGAGGCCTTCGCCCTCGCCGGGGTGGAGGCGGGGCCTTCGGGCCTCGCCTTTCGCCTCCGGCTTGGGGGGGAGGAAAGGGCCTTCCAGACCCCCCTCCTCGGCCCCCACCAGGCGGAGAACCTGGCCCTGGCGGCGGTGGGGGGGAGGCTTCTGGGCGCCCCCTGGGAGGCGGTGGCGAGGGCCCTCCTCCGGGTGGAGCACCCGGGCAGGCTGGAGCGCCTTCCCTGGCCCGGGGGGAAGGAGCTCCTCCTGGACGGGGCCCACAACCCGGAAGGGGCCTGGGCCTTGCGGGAGGCCCTGCGCTTCCATAGGCTCTTGCCCGCCGCCTTCGTCCTCGCCTTCAGCCGGGAGAAGGACCACGCCGCCATGGCCGAGGCCTTGGGGGACCTCGGCCCCGTGGTCCTCACCCGGTACGCCTCCCCGCGGAGTGCCGATCCCAAGGCCCTCCTTCCCCTCTTCCCGGGGGCCTCGGTGGAGGAAGAACCCCTGAAGGCCCTGGAGCGGGCCTTGGCCCTGATGGATCGGGTGGTGGTGGCGGGAAGCCTCTACCTGGTGGGGGAGGTGAAGCGGGCCCTTTTGGGGCTTCCCCCGGAGGAGAGGTGGCAGTAGTGCCCCCCTGGGTGCCCCACAAAGACCCTAGGAAAGGCGCTCTGGCCCTCGACCAGGGGGCAGTCCCCGCGCGCGGGCGCTTGGCTTGCGCCCCAAGGTGCCCTTAGTCCAGGGCCTCCCGAACCCTCCTGGCCGCCTGGAGGAGCTCTTCCAGGGGGCGCACCAGGGCGAGGCGCACCCACCCCCTGCCCCCCGGCCCGAACCCCTGCCCCGGGGCCAGGGCCACCCCCCGTTCCACCAGGCTCAGGGCGAACTCCAGGTCGTCCACCCCCTGGGGCAGGCGGCCCCAGAGGTACATGGTGGCCCTGGGGGGGAGGACCTCGAGGGCCCCCTCCAGGGCCTCGGCCATCCCCAAGGCCCGTTCCCGGTAGACCCGGGCGAAGCCGCGGGTCACCTCCCGGGGGGTCTTCAGGGCCGCCACCCCCATGCGCAGGATGCCTGCGTACTGGTTGAAATCGATGACCCCCTTGACCCGCTCCAGCCGCGCCATGGCCTCCTCGTTCCCCAGGGCGAAGCCCAGGCGGAAGCCCGCCAGGTTGTAGCTCTTGGAGAGGGAGAAGAGCTCCACCACCCGCTCCTTGCCTCCAGGGAGGGCCAAGGGGGAGGGAGCCTCCCCCTCGTAGACCTGGTCCACGTAGGGGTTGTCGTGGACCAGCCAGAGGCCGTGCCTCCTGGCCAGGCCCAGGGCCTCCTCAAAGTAGCCCCAGTCCGCCACCGCCCCCGTGGGGTTGTTGGGGTAGTTGAGGAGGAGGACCTTGGCCTCCCGCCAGATGGCTTCCGGCACCTTCGCCAGGTCGGCGAGGCCGTCTTCGCGCAAGGGGATGAGGTGGGTCCTCAAGGAGGCCACCCGGGCGGCACCGAAGTGGCTGGGGTAGGCCACCTCGGGCAGGAGGAGGAGGTCATGGGGCTCGGTGAGGGCCAGGAGGAGGTGGGCCAGGCCCTCCTGGCTGCCGATGAGGGCCAGGGCCTCCCGCCTGGGGTCCAGGCGCGCCCCGTAGCGGCCCTCGTACCAGCGGGAGGCCTCTTCCAGGAAGGGCAGGGTGCAGCTTTTCAGGCAGTAGCCGTAGGTGCTGGGGTCGGAAAGGGCCTCCCTAAGGACCCTTAGAGGTTCTTCCGGGGGGAGCAGGTCCGTGGAGCCGATGGAGAGGTCGAGGAGGCGGACTCCCTTCTCCCGGGCCCGCCGCTTGGCCTCGTCCACCACCAGGAAGACGGAGGCTTCCGGCACCCTACTCATGGTGCCCCTCCCGCCAGGGCTTGCCCGTGAGGAGGCTCAGGGCGTGGGGCAGCACGGGGAGCACCGCCTCCAGGGACTCCCGGGCCCCCTTGGGGCTTCCCGGTAGGTTCAGGATGAGGCTTTTCCCCCGCACCCCCGCCACGCCCCGGGAAAGGGCGGCCATGGGGGTCTTCTCCAAACCCCTGAGGCGCATGAGCTCGGCAAGGCCCGGCACCTCCCGTTCCAAAAGCTCCCGGGTGGCCTCGGGGGTCCGGTCCCTGGGGCTTAGCCCCGTGCCCCCGTTGGTAAGGATGAGGTCCAGCCCCTCCCGGTCGGCCCAAAGCCGCAGCACCTTCTTGATCAGGGGGGGCTCGTCGGGGACCATCTCGTAGGCCGCTACCTCAAAAGGCCCCCCCTTAAGGACCTCGCGGAGGGCCAGGTGGGTGGTGTCCTCCCGCTCCCCGCGGAAGCCCTTGTCGGACACGGTCAGGATGCCCACGCGGAACATTTGCCCCAAGCTTACCCGTTGGCCCACACCCGGCGCAAAAGGGCCCGGGTGTAGGCCAGGGTGGCCTCCAGCGCCCCCTTGTCCAGGCGGGCGAAGGTGTCCGTGGGCCAGTGCCAGTCGGGGGGAACCCCCCCTTGCAGGCGGATGAGGCTGAGGCAGGGTACGCCCCTTTGGGTCAGGGGAAGGGTGTCAAAGTAGGCCAGGCGGTAGCGGAGGGGCTTGGCCCCTGGGGTTTTGCGGGCCGCCTCGAGGAGGGCCCCCCGGTAGGGGTGGTAGAGGAGCATCCCCTCCCCTTCCGCGTAGAAGAGCTCCCCCTGGCCCACGTTGTCCAGGTTGAGGACCAGGGCCCCCGGGGGCAGGTGGGGGAGGAGGGCCTTGGCCCCCAGGGCCCCCACCTCCTCGCATCCCGTCAGGGCCAGGCCGAGGCGCCACCCCTCGGGAGGCTCCGTCTCCAGGAAGAGGGCGGTGGCCACCGCCACCCCGCTCCCGTTGTCGTTGCCCCCCTCCACGTAGGGGGCGGAAAGCTCCCGGTGGAGGAGGAGGGCGGCCTGGAGGAGGAAGTAGAGGCCCAGGGGCCACTTCAGGGGGGTAAGGGCAAGAAGGGGGGACAGGAAGGCCAGGAAGGCGTTCAGGAGGAAGTTGGCCCGGAAGAGGCGCACCCTTTTGGGGTGGTAGAGGAAGAAGGTCTTGGCGGTGTCCACGTGGGCCAGGAGGACCAGGGCTTTCTCCCCCTGTCCCTTCCAGGCCAGGAGGTTCTGCGAGGGGTGGCGGTCCAGGAGGAAGCCCCAGGGCCGCCAGCCATTGAAGTAGAGGAAGAAGCCCAAAGCCCCCAGGAGGGGGAGCACGGGGGAAACCGGAGCGAGCCCCAGGAGGAGGCTGATGAGGAGGAGCTCCGGGCCGTAGCTCCGCACGCCCCGGAAGGGGACCACCCGGACGGGGACCCCCTGGCCCTCCAGGAAGGCCTTCAGGCGCTGGGAAGCCTGGGCCTCGAGGGGCGTAGCGCTCCCCCGGTGGGGAAGGTGGAGGAAGCCGAGCACCGCTTTCAGGTGGTCCACGCTCCCAGCATAATGGGTCCATGTGGGCCTTCCCCGAGCGCTTTGTGGGGCGGTACGTAGCCCTAGAACCCTTGGGCCTCGCCCACCTGCCGGAGTTCCTGGCCCAGTTCGACCCCGAGGTCTTCCGCTTCCTGAGTCGCGGTCCCAAGGAGGCAGACGAGGCGGGCCTGCGGGCCCACCTCCAGGCCCTCCTCGCCGAGCCCGGGCGGGTGAACTGGGCCATCCGCCCCCGACCCGCCCTGCGCGCCCGCTGCCCGGGCCCTCTGCCCGACCTGACAGGGCGCATCTCTGTGATCGCCCCCGAGCCCGAGAACCGCAAGCTGGAGATCGGCACCATGCTCTTCCGCCCCTTCTGGGGCACCCCAGCCAACAAGGAGGCCAAGTACCTCCTCCTCCGCCACGCCTTCGAGGTCCTCGGGGCGGAGCGGGTGCAGTTCAGGGTGGACCGGAGGAACGAGCGGAGCCAAAGGGCCCTGGAGTCCTTGGGGGCGGTGCGGGAGGGGGTCTTGCGCAAAAACCGCCGGCTTCCCGACGGCACCTTCCGGGACGACGTGGTCTTTAGCCTCCTGCGGGAGGAGTGGCCCGGGGTGAGGGATAGGCTGGAGGAGCGCCTCTATGGAGGCCCGGGAGGCCCTTAGCCTCCTGGTCCTCCTCCTCACCTACCTGGGCCTGGCCCTGGGGGGGCTGCCCGGGTACCGCATGAACCGGGCGGGGGTAGCCCTGGTGGGGGCGAGCTTTTTGGTGCTCCTGGGGGTGCTGGACCTGGGGGAGGCCTGGGCCGCCCTGGACGCCAAGACCCTCACCTTCCTCTTCGGGGTCATGGTCCTGAACGCCCACCTGGGCTACGCGGGCTTCTTCGGCCTGGCGGCGGAAGGCCTCCTCCGCCTGGCCCGGACCCCCCTGGCCCTCCTGGTCCTCCTCACCTTCGGGGCGGGGATCCTCTCCGCCCTCTTCCTCAACGACACCATGGCCCTCCTCCTCACCCCCCTCCTCCTCTCCATCGCCCGGGGCCTAGGGCTCAACCCCCTGCCCTACCTCCTCGCCCTCATGGGGGCGGTGAACACCGGAAGCCTCATGACCCCCACGGGCAACCCCCAGAACATCGTGGTGGCAAGCCTCTCGGGCCTCTCCTACCTGGGCTTTGTGCAGGCCCTCTGGCTCCCCGCCCTCCTGGGCCTCCTCCTCCAGGTCCTCCTCCTGGCCCTCCTCTACCCCGAGGTGCGCTCCCTGAGGCCCCTTCCCCCCCTGCCTCCCTTGCGCTACCGCCTGCACCGCCCCCTCCTGCGGAAGGGGCTTCTCGTGGCCCTTGGGCTCCTTCTGGCCTTCCTCCTGGGCTACCCCATGGCCCAGGGGGCCTTGGTGGCCGCGGGGCTTCTCCTCTTCACCCGTAGGCTCCGCTCCGAGCGCTACTTCCTGCGGGTGGACTGGGAGCTTCTGGTGATGTTCGGGGGGCTTTTCGTGGTCACCGAGGGGGTGCGGCGGCTGGGGCTGGTGGAAGCCCTCCTGCCCCTGGCCCAAAGCCCCCTGGGGCTCCTCCTGGCTGCCACCCTCCTCTCCCTCCTGGTCTCCAACGTGCCCGCCGTGCTGCTCCTCGCCCCCTTGGTGGGGGAGGAGCGGGGCTGGCTCCTCCTGGCGGGGGGAAGCACCCTGGCGGGGAACCTCACCCTCCTGGCCAGCGTGGCCAACCTGATCGTGGCCGAAGGAGGGGTCCGGGAAGGGGTGCGGGTGGGCTTCCTGGAGCACCTCCGCTTCGGCCTGCCCCTCACCCTCCTGACCCTGGCCCTCCTCTACCTTCTCCTCGCCCCCTAGACCCGCACCCCCGGCAGGCCCCAGCCCGGGTAGGCGTAGAAGCGGCCCCGCTCCCCCGCCAAGTAGTCCAGCAGGGGTTCCTGCAGGGGGCGGTGGCTCCCGAGCCGGGCCGCCACCTCCTCGGGGGTGAAGAAGCGGGCCTCCACGATGTGGCCGTCGGGGTCCCGGGGGTTCAGGAGCCCCTCGTAGCTGGCCCGGAAGGCCAAGGCCAGGGTGCGCTCGTCCTTGCGGCGGTCCTCCACCTGGATGGCGTAGGCCAGGTGCTCGATGGCCTTCACCTTCAGGCCCGTTTCCTCCCGCACCTCCCGCACCAGGGCCTCCAGCACCGTCTCCCCCGGCTCCACCGTTCCCCCGGGCAGGGTGTAGCGCACCTGGCCCCGCCGCCCCCAGTCGTTGCCCACCAGGAGGACCCGCCCCTGGCGGTCCAGGAGGATGGCCGCCACCACCAGGATCTCCCGGCGCATCACGCTTCCGTCATGGCCTCCAGCTGGCGCTCCTGGTCGGCCCGCCGGAGGGCCTCCAGGAGGGGCTGGAGGTGCCCGGAGAGGACGCCCTCGAGGTCGTGGGTGGTGAAGCCGATGCGGTGGTCCGTGACCCGGGACTGGGGGAAGTTGTAGGTGCGGATCTTCTCCGAGCGCTCCCCGGTGCCGATCTGGGCCAGGCGGGTCTGGCGGAGCCTCTCCGCTTCCTCCGCCCGCCGCATCTCCAGGAGGCGGCTACGCAGGACCATGAGGGCCTTCTCCCGGTTCTTGATCTGGCTCCGCGACTCCTGGCAAGTGACGGTGATCCCCGTGGGCAGGTGCACCACCCGCACGGCGCTGTCCGTGGTGTTCACCCCCTGGCCCCCAGGCCCCGAGGCCCGCATCACGTCGATGCGGATCTCGTCCAGGTTGAGCTGGAAGTCGGACTCCTCCGCCTTGGGCAAGACGGCCACCGTGGCGGTGGAGGTGTGGATGCGCCCCTGGGTCTCCGTGGCGGGCACCCGCTGCACCCGGTGGACCCCGCTTTCGTACTTGAAGGTGCCGTAGGCCCCCTCGCCCCGCACCTCCACGACCACCTTGGCGAACCCCCCCAGATCCGTGGGGTTAGCGTCCAGGATCTCCGCTTCGTAGCCCATCTCCTCGGCGAAGCGCAGGTACATCTCCAGGAGGTCGCGGGCGAAGAGGGCCGCCTCCTCCCCCCCGGTGCCCGCGCGGATCTCCAGGATGGCGTCCCGCGCGTCCAGGGGGTCTTTGGGGAGGAGGTAACGCTCCAGCTGGCGCTCCAGCTCCCCCTTCCGGGCCAGGAGGGCTTCCCTTTCCGCCCTGGCCACCTCCTTGAGCTCGGGGTCTTCCAGGAGGCCCTCCACCCCCTCCAGGTCCTGGAGCACCTTGCGGTACTCCCGGATGAGGGCGATCACCTCCCCCATCTCCGCGTAGCGCCGGGAGAGGGCCTGGTAGCGCTTGGGGTCCTTGAGGACCTCGGGATCAGCGAGGCGCGCCTCCAACTCCCGGTGCTCCTCCTCTAGGCGGGCGAGCTTGTCCAGCATACCTCCTTTCAGGATACGCCAGGGTGGGCTTGACGGGAAGTTTAGGTTAGCCTAAAATTGGGGTTATGGAAGCCCACGTCCTCTACGCCCTCCTGGCCGGGCTCTTCACCTGGGCCTTCACCGCCTTGGGGGCGGCCCTGGTCTTCCTGGTGCGCAACCCCAACCAGCGCTTCCTGGACGGGATGTTGGGCCTGGCCGCCGGGGCCATGCTGGCGGCGAGCTTCTTCGGCCTTCTGGCCCCCGCCCTGGAGAGCGCGGAGGAGAGCTGGGGCGGGTTGGCCTGGGTGCCCGTGGGCCTGGGCTTTTTGGCCGGGGCCCTCCTGGTGGTCCTCCTGGACCGCTACGCCGTGGGCCTCCGCCTCTTCCGGCCCCTGGTGCGCTCCCTGGGGGAGCGAGGCAACCGCCGCCTGGCCCTCCTCCTGGTCCTGGCCATCGCCATGCACAACCTCCCCGAGGGGCTCGGCCTGGGGGTGGCCTTCGGGGCCGCCGCCTTAGGCCTCAGCGAGGCCATCACCCTGGGCGGGGCCATCGCCCTGGCCCTGGCCATCGGCCTGCACAACGTCCCCGAGGGAATGGCGGTGGCCTTTCCCCTGCGCCGGGAGGGGGCCAGGCCCGCGGTGGCGTGGTTTTACGGCCAGCTCTCGGCCATCGTGGAGCCCATCGGCGCGGTGCTGGGAGCCCTGCTGGTGGCCGCGGTGGTGCCCAGCCTCCCCTACCTCTTGGCCTTGGCCGCCGGGGTGATGGTCTTCGTGGTGGTGGAGGAGATCATCCCCTCGGCCCAGGGCAACGGGAGCAAGCGCCTCGCCACCTGGATGGCGGTGGCCGGCTTCCTCCTGATCATGGCCCTGGACCTCACCCTGGAGGGCTGAGGCCCCTCCCCCATCCCCTTCCCCGGGCCCTTAGGGCGGGGCAGCGTCAGAACCCCCGCAGGAGGGCCCGGAGGTCGGCCACCACCCGGTCGGTGGCCTCGACCTTGTCGGGGCTATAGAGGAGGGTGAGCCTGCCCTCCCGGACCACGAAGGTGGTGGCGGTGTGGTCCACCTGGTAGTCCAGGGGTCCCCGGTACTGGGTTTTCTGGTAGTAGACCCCAAAGCGCTGGGCCACCTCGCGGATGGCCTCGGGGGTTCCCGAGAGGCCCAAAAAGCGCTCGTGGAAGGCCTCGGCGTAGCGCTGGGCGATCTCGGGGGTGTCCCGCTCGGGGTCCACGCTGATGAAGACCACCTGGACCCGCTCCTGCTCCTGGGGGCTCAGGGCCTGGTAGGCCCGCCTGAGGGCCAGCATGGTGGTGGGGCAGACGTCGGGGCAGTGGACGAAGCCGAAGAAGATGGGGACCACCTTGTCCTCCAGGTCGGCGAGGCGCACGGGGCCCCCCGCGCCCTCTAGGGTGAAGTCCACGGGGCGGGGGTTCAGGAGACGGGTGCCGTAAAAGGTGGGGGAACCCTTGGGAAGCAGGAGGTAGGCCACGGCCACCAGGGCCAGAAGGGCGAGCATGGGCCAAAGCGCTTTCCGCCTCATCGCATCTCCACGGGAAGGACCACCCTAAGCCGGGTGCCGTCCTGGAACTTGAGGACGATCTCCACCCTTTCTCCCGCCTGCAGGGGGCGCCTGAGACCCTCCAGCATCAGGTGGTAGCGCCCGGGGCGGAACTCCACCCGCCCCCCTGGGGGGATGTCCAGGTGGGGCAGGGGGCGCATCCCCAGGACCACGTGCCCCCCCCGGTGCTCCCGGTGCTCCTGGTGGATGGAAACCCGCTCGGCCACCGGGGTCTCCCCCCCCACCAGGCGCAAGGGGGCCCTGCCCCGGTTCTCCAGGGTGAGGTAGGCGGCGGTATCCCGCACCACGGGGGGGACCAGACGCACCCAGCCCCCTGTGGCCACGGGCTGGGCCGCGGCCATGGCCAGGAGGGCGAGGAGGGGGAAGAAGAGGGGCCTCACACCCTCAGGGTAGCAGGGGGGGTGGGACAAATGTACTTTCCCCCAGGGGGGCCTTCCCGAAAGTACGAATGTCCCTGGCCCCGGACCTACCCTGAGGAGGATGCGACCCTTCTGGGGCCTTCTCCCTCTCCTGGCCGTCTTTGGCCTGGCCGCCCCCGAGCTGCGCCTCCAAGGGGAGGTGGAAGGCCCCCTGGTCCTCACCACCCCCGGCCTCCAGGTGGAAGGGGAGGGGGCGGTGCTCCGGGGCAGGGAGGGCCACACCCTCGCCCTCCTGGCCCCCGGGATCCGGGTGCGGGGCCTCAAGGTGGTGGGGGCGGGGCCGGAGGACGACTTCTTCGAACCCGACGCCGCCATCTACCTCCAGGGGTGCGAGGGGTGCCTGGTGGAGGGGGTGGTGGTGGAGGGGGCCCCCACGGCGGTGCGGATGGAGGACTCCCCAGGGGCGGTGATCCGCGACCTGAAGGCGGTGGGCCTGGGGGAGTCCCCCGGGGTCCTGGTCTACAGCAGCCCGGGGGCGCGGGTAGAGGGGAGCCACCTCCAGGGTTTTGTGGAGGGGATCTACGTGGAGTACAGCCCGGGGATGGTCATCCGGGACAACCTCCTGGAGGGCAACGGCCGCTACGGTTTCCACGTGATGTTCTCCTGGGAAGTGGTGGTGGAGGGTAACCGGAGCCTCCACAACGGCATCGGCAACGCGGTGATGCACGGGGCGCAGAACCGGGTGGTGGGGAACCTCCTCCTGGGCCACCGCGCCCCCGTGGCCTACGGCCTCCTCCTCCAGGACGAAAGGGGGAGCGTGGCCGAGGCCAACCGCTTCCTGGGCAACACCCTCGGCCTGGTGCTCATGGACGCCGAGGGGGTGCGGGTGGCGGGGAACGGCTTTGCGGAAAACGGCACCGCCTTGCGGATCACCCGGGAGCGGGGGGGGAATTCGGCCTCCGTGGAGGGGAACGCCTTCTTGGGCAACCTCTACGACCTCCTGGTGGACGACCCCGAGGCCAAGGTCGAGGTGCGGGGCAACCGCTACGACCGGGCCTCAGGCCTCCCCGTCCCCCACCTGCCCACGGGCTCCTTTGCCCTGCTCCTCGCCCGGCAGCCGGAGCTTTCCCTCTTCGCCCTCTCCCCGGGGGTGATCCTCTGGGAGGGGGTGGAGGGGCAGGTGCCGGGGTTGCGGACGGTGGCCCTGGCCGACCCCGCGGCCGAGAGGCTGCCGCGGGAAGCTCCCCTGGCGGGGCCCTGGCTCGCCCTCGGGCTTTTGGGAGGCTGGCTGTGGTGGCGGCTCAGGGCCTGAGGAAGGCGGGGCGGCTCCTCGGGGTGAGCCTCGAGGTCCGAGGGGGGGTGGTGGGCCTCCTGGGCCCCAACGGGGCGGGGAAAAGCACCCTCCTCGCCCTCCTCGCCGGGCGCCTCCGGCCCGACGGCGGGGAGGCCCGGCTCCTGGGCTATCCCCCCCGCGACCCCCGGGCCCTCCCCCTTAGGGCCTACCTCCCGCAAAGCCCCAGGCTTTTCCCCCATCTCAAGGCCCGCGAGGTCCTGGAAGGGGCGAGGCGGGCCAAGGGCTTGGGCCGGGAGGCCCTGGAGGAGGCGGCGGGGCGCATGGGGCTGGAGGGGCTCCTGCACCGGCCCGTGGGCCTCCTCTCCGGGGGGCAGCGCCAGCGCCTGGCCCTGGCGGCGGCCCTTATGGGGGACCCCCC is a window from the Thermus thermamylovorans genome containing:
- the hemC gene encoding hydroxymethylbilane synthase; amino-acid sequence: MRVIVVGTRGSALALAQTRFVVERLKESWPEAEFKVKTVKTRGDGGASPLEGAIFVKELQEALLSREVDIAVHSLKDLPTEEPPGLKIAAVPKRQDPRDAFLGRAYKRLEDLPPGAVLGTSSVRRRAQLLAYRPDLRVKDLRGNVDTRLAALGNGEYDAIILAAAGLIRLDLRNRIDQFLEPEVMLPAPGQGALALEVRQGDDLAEELAYALHHHPSADRVRAERAFLKGLGAGCLAPVGALAQVAEDGALSLEGMVLTPDGKSFIRAEIEGEAAEAEELGLELARDVLEQGGRELLAQIRGV
- a CDS encoding 2-oxo acid dehydrogenase subunit E2 produces the protein MELRLPELGDNVSAATVVGVLVKEGDQVVPGQPLLELETDKAVMEVPAEAGGVVRRVLVKVGDEVRPGEPFLELAAEEEASRTAPSGKAAAQGARPEAAAPPSPQAPAREERTGEAPPPGVPAPAEERRLVPAAPSVRRLARELGVEIREVRGTGLAGRITAEDVRRAAGLGAPVAPAPQRAPAVPEAPLEAQAPGYPAPRLPDFSRWGPVRTEPMSGVRKATLRAMAQAWAQVPMVTHFDEADITELEALRRRYAPRAEERGFRLTLTAFLLKALALTLRAFPKFNASIDPERAEVIYKDYVHIGVAVDTPFGLLVPVIRDVDQKGVLRLARELQAVSERARERKLAPEEMQGGSFSLSNLGGIGGSGFTPIVNWPEVAILGVSRSQTKPVWDAEKEAFVPRLVMPFSLTYDHRLIDGAEAARFCRHLAGLLEDPLGLALE
- a CDS encoding MogA/MoaB family molybdenum cofactor biosynthesis protein, whose translation is MFRVGILTVSDKGFRGEREDTTHLALREVLKGGPFEVAAYEMVPDEPPLIKKVLRLWADREGLDLILTNGGTGLSPRDRTPEATRELLEREVPGLAELMRLRGLEKTPMAALSRGVAGVRGKSLILNLPGSPKGARESLEAVLPVLPHALSLLTGKPWREGHHE
- a CDS encoding M28 family peptidase, which translates into the protein MDHLKAVLGFLHLPHRGSATPLEAQASQRLKAFLEGQGVPVRVVPFRGVRSYGPELLLISLLLGLAPVSPVLPLLGALGFFLYFNGWRPWGFLLDRHPSQNLLAWKGQGEKALVLLAHVDTAKTFFLYHPKRVRLFRANFLLNAFLAFLSPLLALTPLKWPLGLYFLLQAALLLHRELSAPYVEGGNDNGSGVAVATALFLETEPPEGWRLGLALTGCEEVGALGAKALLPHLPPGALVLNLDNVGQGELFYAEGEGMLLYHPYRGALLEAARKTPGAKPLRYRLAYFDTLPLTQRGVPCLSLIRLQGGVPPDWHWPTDTFARLDKGALEATLAYTRALLRRVWANG
- a CDS encoding bifunctional folylpolyglutamate synthase/dihydrofolate synthase, giving the protein MNPLAWLYARQGVMTLGLERIRALLRLLGDPQEAYPVALVGGTNGKGTAARALAAVLGEAGLRVGLYTSPHLVAFPERIAVGGNPIPEEGLLALLEEVRPHAERVGASFFEAATALALLHFAREGVEFAVLEVGLGGRLDATNAAEPRLSLVTNIGHDHLELLGPTLRDVAREKAGILRRGVPALTAARGEGLEELRAQAGRLGAPLWVLGEAFALAGVEAGPSGLAFRLRLGGEERAFQTPLLGPHQAENLALAAVGGRLLGAPWEAVARALLRVEHPGRLERLPWPGGKELLLDGAHNPEGAWALREALRFHRLLPAAFVLAFSREKDHAAMAEALGDLGPVVLTRYASPRSADPKALLPLFPGASVEEEPLKALERALALMDRVVVAGSLYLVGEVKRALLGLPPEERWQ
- a CDS encoding aminotransferase class I/II-fold pyridoxal phosphate-dependent enzyme — its product is MSRVPEASVFLVVDEAKRRAREKGVRLLDLSIGSTDLLPPEEPLRVLREALSDPSTYGYCLKSCTLPFLEEASRWYEGRYGARLDPRREALALIGSQEGLAHLLLALTEPHDLLLLPEVAYPSHFGAARVASLRTHLIPLREDGLADLAKVPEAIWREAKVLLLNYPNNPTGAVADWGYFEEALGLARRHGLWLVHDNPYVDQVYEGEAPSPLALPGGKERVVELFSLSKSYNLAGFRLGFALGNEEAMARLERVKGVIDFNQYAGILRMGVAALKTPREVTRGFARVYRERALGMAEALEGALEVLPPRATMYLWGRLPQGVDDLEFALSLVERGVALAPGQGFGPGGRGWVRLALVRPLEELLQAARRVREALD
- the perR gene encoding manganese-dependent transcriptional regulator PerR, whose amino-acid sequence is MALKRLTRQRKAVLEVVRRAHNHPDAAWIYQEVRKVVPKVSLGTIYRTLDALVAEGYLLPITKAGEATRYDANLHPHLHLVCEACGEIVDLEVALPDLVALAQEAHPGVEVRAAEVTYRGLCPTCKGAPRG